The following coding sequences lie in one Heteronotia binoei isolate CCM8104 ecotype False Entrance Well chromosome 6, APGP_CSIRO_Hbin_v1, whole genome shotgun sequence genomic window:
- the CHST3 gene encoding carbohydrate sulfotransferase 3, translating to MDKGRTLPQDLGEFLHCLRMRSKFAIFLVFVVALVIIEKENNIISRVSDKLKQSPLSLLEINSTDPGLVLSENGSLMSLSELDSAFSQLKKRLQNVTLQLRGTREPFLAPAKGTRKHVLLMATTRTGSSFVGEFFNQQGNIFYLFEPLWHIERTVSFEPGGANAVGSALVYRDVLKQLFLCDLYILENFIIPFPEDHLTQFMFRRGSSRSLCEEPVCTPFVKKVFEKYHCKNRRCGPLNMTLAVEACLRKDHMALKSVRIRQLEFLRPLVEDPRLDMRIIQLVRDPRAVLASRMVAFSGKYETWKKWATEGAATISDDEVQRLRGNCESIRLSAELGLRQPAWLRGRYMLVRYEDIARSPLQKAKEMYKFTGIAITPQVEEWIQKNTQAPQDSSGIYSTQKNSSEQFEKWRFSIPFKLAQVVQNVCSPAMNLFGYKLASSPEILINRSISLLEERRTFRVT from the coding sequence GGTGTCAGACAAACTGAAACAGTCTCCACTGTCCCTTCTGGAAATCAACAGCACAGACCCTGGCTTGGTGTTGTCTGAGAATGGCTCCCTCATGTCACTCAGTGAACTGGAttcagctttctcccagctcaAGAAGAGGCTTCAGAATGTCACCTTGCAACTTAGGGGAACGAGGGAGCCTTTTCTGGCACCTGCTAAGGGAACTCGAAAGCATGTGCTCCTAATGGCCACCACACGCACGGGTTCCTCTTTTGTAGGAGAGTTCTTCAACCAACAGGGCAACATTTTCTACCTCTTTGAGCCACTTTGGCACATTGAAAGGACAGTGTCTTTTGAGCCCGGTGGTGCTAATGCTGTGGGATCAGCCCTTGTCTACAGAGATGTTTTGAAGCAGCTTTTCCTCTGTGATCTCTACATTTTGGAGAACTTCATAATTCCATTCCCAGAGGATCACCTGACTCAGTTTATGTTTCGGCGTGGTTCAAGCCGCTCTTTGTGCGAGGAGCCTGTCTGCACGCCTTTTGTCAAGAAAGTCTTTGAGAAGTACCACTGCAAGAACCGCCGCTGCGGTCCCTTGAACATGACCCTCGCTGTAGAAGCCTGCCTGCGCAAAGACCACATGGCACTTAAGTCAGTGCGGATTCGGCAGCTGGAGTTTTTGCGCCCCCTGGTTGAAGATCCTCGACTGGACATGAGGATAATTCAACTGGTACGGGACCCGCGAGCAGTGCTGGCTTCTCGAATGGTGGCTTTTTCAGGGAAGTACGAAACGTGGAAGAAATGGGCTACTGAAGGTGCAGCGACCATCAGTGATGATGAAGTACAGAGGCTACGAGGGAACTGTGAGAGCATCCGGCTCTCAGCTGAACTCGGTTTGAGGCAGCCAGCATGGCTACGGGGTCGCTACATGCTGGTCCGCTATGAGGACATTGCCAGGTCCCCACTCCAAAAAGCCAAGGAGATGTACAAATTCACTGGCATTGCCATCACACCTCAGGTGGAGGAATGGATTCAGAAGAACACCCAGGCGCCTCAGGACAGCAGCGGCATCTACTCCACCCAGAAAAATTCCTCAGAGCAGTTTGAGAAGTGGCGATTCAGCATTCCCTTCAAGCTTGCCCAGGTGGTACAGAATGTCTGCAGCCCAGCCATGAACCTATTTGGCTACAAGCTGGCCAGCAGCCCCGAGATCCTCATAAACAGATCCATCAGCTTGCTAGAAGAGAGGCGGACCTTCAGGGTCACGTAA